AgcaaaatgctaaaatttttagcaatgaAAACCTGAATAAACCTGGTTTTATGCATGTATGgatgtaaaaaagaaatttggggGTGTAACCAAATAGCAATGCTCTAATGTagatagatttttaaaaaaaaaaaaaaaaaaattagggagaTAATTAAAACAGTTATTATGTGATTGTTTTGTGAGATAAATCCAAGAATCATAGCGGCTGACTATTATTGGATTGGCTTATATTTGCCTTGCCCTTTGTAATTACCGCCAATACTTTATTGCTTCTTATCCTTCCTTTGTCTCTAATCTTAATTCTTAACCTTCATGTTTCAAACAGTATTAACTAATGGGCGTCTTTCTTCTTATAGTCTCTTATTCGTCTTTTCCTAAACAAATACTAAACTCAATACCTAGTTAATTCTAATTTGGAGTAGtgacaaaactaaaaacaaaaaagtcgACGATTTCAACATTAATAAACTCACCACCCAGGCAGTGGAACAAGCTTGTTTTGGCTTTAGTTCCAAAATGATTGTTTctgaagaacaagaagaagaagaagagagatgtCCCAAACCCAAACAGCACCACTCTCGTCCTCCCAGTCTCCACCTATGCCTCTTGCTCTTCACAGTCCTGGTGGCCGCCTTGTTCATTGTCACTATTTTCTCCTTTCTCACCAGTTCTCCCTACATTGATAGTACCCACAACTTCGATCTTCATTTCTCGGAAATCAAATTCCCTCCAGAGAGAAATCGAAATCCAACTCTATCCCATTCTACTACATTCCCACCAAGTTCTTTTACTGCAGATTTAGCACCACCATTACCACCACTTCCTCAAGCAGTAATAAAGTCAAAGCCAAATATTAAGGCAGTGGACACAACAATGGAAGAATCAGGTCCCTATCACAATTGGCAACTCTTTGTTGAAGATTTCAAGGAAATGATGCGCAATTTCAAGATATATGTTTATCCTGATGCAACAAACCAAACCCAGTCCCAGTTTGGTCCCATTTTCCTTCCCCACCAAAACCCATTTGATCCAAAGCTAGGAAACTACTTCAGTGAACACATGTTCAAACTGTCTCTTCTTCAAAGTTCCCTCTTAACACTCCATCCCCAACAAGCCCATCTCTTTTTCTTGCCTTTCTCAATCAATCTTCTAAGGAACGACCCTCGTGTTCACTCCGAAGCTTCAATCTCTGAGTTTGTCTCTCAATACATTACCAGAATTCGCAGAGACTTCACATTCTGGAATGCCTCTGCTGGTGCAAACCATTTCTACGTGTACTGTCATTCAGTTGGTCGAGAGGCCGCTTCTAAGTTTCTGGATTTACGTAACAATGCAATACAGGTCACTTGCTCTTCTAGCTACTTCCAGAGATACTATGTTACACACAAAGATGTGGCACTCCCGCAGGTTTGGCCTCGCTCAAATGATCAACCTCTCACTCCCCCGGATGCCAGgtactcttttcttttcaccactttctttcattttcatctttttgttgttgctgctgctgctgctgccgCCTTGGAAGCATTTTAGTACTAGAAATGGGTCCAAACCCCGTTTAGTTAaaggttttgattttgattatgattatgatttttttcttttcttttgggatAGCATAACTAGAAATGGGTTCAATAGAGAGGGAGAGGGCTAAGGCCGACTCTGACAGAAAAGGATCGTCTTCATTTGAAATGCATCCATTTCATGGTTTAGACTTCAGATTAAACATTATAGATCAATAATGAGCCCTTAGTTTATCTCTTTTATTTAATGCTTTAGGCCCCCGTGAAATCTATTTGAGGACAAACACTAGTCCACTACACCAAAATCCCCAATAATggtattatgattattattaggTTAAGGGGATCACTATGGTACACACAACACACTGTCCTTCCCTATTTGGATTTCAAACTGAGAGTGAAAAGGATGTTTTATGAGCTACAGCTTGGCCTCCAAACTCTGTTTGTGTATAAAACTGATCAAATAGCATGAGTTTCTTATTGATATGCTTCCCTTATTTATGCTCTGCTTACATCagtcaattaaaataaaaataggaaCTAAGCTAAAAAAAGGGGATTGGTTGCAATTTGCATGCCAAAGAATTAGGAACAAGTACAGACTTGATACCAAGCTCAATTACTTGCCACATTTTAACTGACAATGTATATCATGAAACTCACTCTAGGAACTGATGCATATTTGTAGTCCTGTTGAAGCATATACAACTATCATTTTGTAGATGCATTGCAAATATTAGATCCAGTTTGCTACAGGTACTTTTTCCTGTTTTGACCACCAACCGCTGCTGGTTTGTTGTCA
This genomic stretch from Quercus lobata isolate SW786 chromosome 3, ValleyOak3.0 Primary Assembly, whole genome shotgun sequence harbors:
- the LOC115979483 gene encoding probable glycosyltransferase At3g07620 isoform X1, yielding MIVSEEQEEEEERCPKPKQHHSRPPSLHLCLLLFTVLVAALFIVTIFSFLTSSPYIDSTHNFDLHFSEIKFPPERNRNPTLSHSTTFPPSSFTADLAPPLPPLPQAVIKSKPNIKAVDTTMEESGPYHNWQLFVEDFKEMMRNFKIYVYPDATNQTQSQFGPIFLPHQNPFDPKLGNYFSEHMFKLSLLQSSLLTLHPQQAHLFFLPFSINLLRNDPRVHSEASISEFVSQYITRIRRDFTFWNASAGANHFYVYCHSVGREAASKFLDLRNNAIQVTCSSSYFQRYYVTHKDVALPQVWPRSNDQPLTPPDARHKLVYFSGRIQNSRIRKELIAVWGNDSYMDIFFGCTPFPYEEGFRKSKYCLHVKGYEVNTARVSDSIHYGCIPVIISNYYDLPFANVLNWSKFSVIINQGEIAFIKKRLLSITRQMYLDMYQNLCQVRKHFLWHKTPRGFDSFHMTAYQLWLRRSMHRLSH
- the LOC115979483 gene encoding probable glycosyltransferase At3g07620 isoform X2 → MIVSEEQEEEEERCPKPKQHHSRPPSLHLCLLLFTVLVAALFIVTIFSFLTSSPYIDSTHNFDLHFSEIKFPPERNRNPTLSHSTTFPPSSFTADLAPPLPPLPQAVIKSKPNIKAVDTTMEESGPYHNWQLFVEDFKEMMRNFKIYVYPDATNQTQSQFGPIFLPHQNPFDPKLGNYFSEHMFKLSLLQSSLLTLHPQQAHLFFLPFSINLLRNDPRVHSEASISEFVSQYITRIRRDFTFWNASAGANHFYVYCHSVGREAASKFLDLRNNAIQVTCSSSYFQRYYVTHKDVALPQVWPRSNDQPLTPPDARHKLVYFSGRIQNSRIRKELIAVWGNDSYMDIFFGCTPFPYEEGFRKSKYCLHVKGYEVNTARLLSTKEK